A window from Opitutia bacterium ISCC 52 encodes these proteins:
- a CDS encoding division/cell wall cluster transcriptional repressor MraZ, with translation MESILPSDLEGQNFIMYVMEKSEMVTCDKSGRVVLTPELIEHAGLDKQAQLIGMFGSWAIWNPERYAQFREDPYSLNIGAKGRRLLAVMEKIWKTGIM, from the coding sequence ATGGAGTCCATCCTCCCTTCAGACTTAGAAGGCCAAAACTTCATCATGTATGTCATGGAGAAGTCCGAGATGGTCACCTGCGACAAAAGCGGTCGAGTGGTTTTGACCCCGGAATTGATCGAGCATGCTGGTTTGGATAAGCAAGCCCAGCTTATCGGAATGTTTGGTTCCTGGGCCATTTGGAACCCAGAGCGATATGCACAATTTAGAGAAGACCCATACTCCTTAAATATTGGAGCCAAGGGCCGTCGCCTCCTCGCCGTTATGGAGAAGATTTGGAAAACCGGAATAATGTAA
- a CDS encoding penicillin-binding protein 2 codes for MARGGIRLTRLLWVFVVFVLGFSAVLYRLVDLQVLHPDALVEESERIRIRIEEQEARRGDIYDRNHNLLATTRTVRQVGVDPESLDPEDKANWHKLAKLLNISYTDIYKKMKSGTRLVDGEARKIRFKVLADAVEEKTYREILKLEIDGVYGNRYFKRVYPNNTLAAHVLGYVNKEDKAVTGIEKEMNFYLEGQTGWLETEYDGRRREMAQFRKRQVDAKDGFHVSLTIDMMVQHVIELELKELTKLNPDGATIIVSDPSTGNILGMANWPTYDPNEFNNTEKYQVAYQRNLAVTDIYEPGSTFKIVPIGAALSEEIINPAMTFNCSLDRVPYRGRIVRLPRDHGKDYGVLNVEDVIAYSSNRGAAQVGIMLGEQRLYNYAKAFGFGTDTGFLLGPERDGILHEPKNWDGLTISRLPMGHAIAVTPLQAHFAMSVLANDGVLMKPQIISRVEDPDGNLIDSFEPKAIRRVISASASRTLSRMLVKTVSPEGTAPQAQIPGMEVAGKTGTAQRLKETGGYSDTEVDVSFIGYFPASDPRLVITVVIYNPQEGIRYGGQLAGPVFKRVAEQLIHLQGISPKAAIRGFLAMDAPEE; via the coding sequence ATGGCGCGAGGTGGCATTCGATTAACACGACTCCTTTGGGTCTTTGTGGTGTTTGTCCTTGGTTTTTCAGCCGTTCTTTATCGCTTGGTTGATCTCCAGGTCTTACATCCGGATGCGCTTGTCGAGGAAAGCGAACGCATTCGCATAAGGATTGAAGAGCAAGAAGCGCGTCGTGGTGATATCTATGACCGCAATCACAATTTATTGGCGACTACTCGAACGGTCCGACAGGTGGGGGTTGATCCGGAATCTCTGGATCCCGAAGACAAGGCGAATTGGCACAAGCTAGCGAAGCTACTAAATATCAGTTACACGGATATTTATAAGAAGATGAAGAGTGGAACCCGTCTGGTTGACGGCGAGGCTCGGAAGATTCGGTTCAAGGTGCTTGCGGATGCAGTTGAGGAAAAAACTTACCGTGAGATCTTAAAATTGGAGATTGATGGTGTTTATGGAAACCGCTACTTCAAGCGTGTCTATCCCAACAACACGCTCGCGGCTCACGTTCTTGGTTATGTAAATAAAGAAGACAAGGCTGTCACTGGTATCGAAAAGGAAATGAATTTCTACCTCGAAGGTCAGACGGGTTGGCTGGAGACCGAGTACGATGGCCGTCGAAGGGAAATGGCTCAATTCCGCAAACGGCAAGTGGATGCCAAAGATGGATTCCATGTCTCATTGACCATCGATATGATGGTGCAGCATGTGATCGAGTTGGAGTTGAAAGAGCTCACCAAGTTGAATCCCGATGGAGCTACTATCATTGTAAGCGATCCTTCTACTGGGAACATTCTAGGTATGGCCAATTGGCCAACTTACGACCCGAACGAATTTAATAACACTGAAAAGTACCAAGTAGCCTACCAGCGCAATTTGGCTGTGACGGATATTTACGAGCCGGGATCGACTTTTAAAATCGTACCGATTGGTGCCGCTCTCTCAGAAGAGATCATTAATCCGGCCATGACTTTCAATTGTTCACTCGATCGAGTTCCTTACAGAGGCCGCATCGTGAGACTTCCGCGAGATCATGGTAAAGATTATGGAGTCTTGAATGTGGAAGATGTTATTGCATATTCCAGTAACCGGGGTGCGGCACAGGTGGGCATCATGCTTGGAGAGCAACGACTCTACAATTATGCGAAAGCGTTTGGGTTTGGAACAGATACAGGGTTCTTGTTAGGCCCGGAGCGAGACGGCATTTTGCATGAACCAAAGAATTGGGATGGATTAACCATCTCTCGTTTACCCATGGGACATGCGATTGCGGTGACTCCGCTTCAGGCGCATTTCGCCATGTCGGTATTGGCAAATGACGGTGTGCTGATGAAGCCACAGATTATTAGTCGAGTGGAGGATCCAGACGGCAACTTGATTGATAGCTTTGAACCCAAAGCCATCCGGCGTGTTATTTCAGCATCAGCGTCCCGAACGTTATCTCGTATGCTGGTCAAGACGGTCAGTCCAGAAGGCACTGCACCGCAGGCTCAGATCCCAGGAATGGAAGTGGCCGGTAAAACAGGTACAGCACAAAGACTGAAAGAAACGGGCGGATATTCTGACACCGAAGTGGATGTTTCTTTCATCGGATATTTTCCGGCCAGCGACCCACGCTTGGTCATTACAGTAGTCATTTATAACCCACAGGAAGGAATCCGTTACGGCGGTCAGCTCGCTGGTCCGGTCTTCAAGCGGGTTGCTGAACAATTAATCCATTTACAAGGCATTTCGCCCAAAGCAGCCATCCGTGGTTTTTTAGCCATGGACGCCCCAGAGGAGTAA
- the miaA gene encoding tRNA (adenosine(37)-N6)-dimethylallyltransferase MiaA produces the protein MDSTLYIITGYTAVGKTRLSLDWAKAHNAEIISCDSLLFYRGMDVGTAKPSAEEMAEVPHHLIDVVSPSLQYSIHEYLGAVKAVVAGIHARGKRVLVVGGSGFYLNAYFAPVVDHLKLDPALEAEIVDRFNSQSLEDSVKALELLNPNGLGNLDTQNPRRVLKAWLRCLAAGKPLAEVLQDFKKLPGEFDHFDRELIVLSRPKEDLEARVELRIDQMISDGLVEEVEGLLDEGIRNNPSAAGSIGYRETIAYLAGELPEAELAGTIAQNTRRLLKKQRTWFKKFLPQEAVKDVSTLDSLPTNWHRIGAR, from the coding sequence GTGGATTCGACGCTTTACATCATAACTGGATACACGGCTGTCGGGAAAACTCGATTGTCGCTGGATTGGGCCAAGGCTCATAACGCGGAGATTATTTCGTGTGATTCTCTGCTCTTTTATCGAGGCATGGATGTTGGAACTGCGAAACCGTCGGCTGAAGAGATGGCAGAAGTTCCTCACCATCTGATAGATGTTGTATCGCCGTCTCTCCAGTATTCGATCCATGAATACTTGGGGGCTGTGAAAGCCGTTGTGGCTGGTATTCATGCTCGAGGTAAAAGAGTGTTAGTTGTTGGAGGGAGTGGGTTTTACCTTAATGCGTATTTTGCTCCTGTTGTGGATCATTTAAAGTTAGATCCAGCTCTGGAGGCTGAAATTGTTGACCGGTTCAACAGTCAATCTCTTGAGGACTCGGTGAAAGCGCTCGAATTGCTGAACCCCAACGGTCTTGGGAATTTGGATACTCAGAATCCACGTCGAGTATTGAAAGCGTGGTTACGTTGTCTTGCTGCAGGAAAACCCTTGGCCGAGGTCCTTCAAGATTTCAAAAAGCTACCTGGAGAATTTGATCATTTTGATAGAGAGCTCATTGTACTGTCCCGTCCTAAGGAGGATCTTGAAGCGCGCGTAGAGCTGCGAATTGATCAAATGATTTCGGATGGATTAGTGGAGGAAGTTGAGGGCTTGCTGGATGAGGGGATCAGGAATAATCCAAGTGCTGCCGGATCCATTGGCTATCGAGAAACTATCGCCTATTTAGCAGGGGAACTCCCCGAGGCAGAGCTTGCAGGGACGATTGCTCAGAATACCAGACGGCTACTCAAGAAGCAGCGGACATGGTTTAAGAAATTCCTACCACAGGAAGCTGTGAAAGATGTTTCGACCCTCGATTCTCTCCCCACTAACTGGCACCGAATCGGTGCACGTTGA
- a CDS encoding glycosyltransferase family 1 protein, translating to MKICLVTETFPPEINGVSMTLNRLVNGLSKKGHQVHVIRPRQFKGDGDQTPEGYTESLVTGIPIPGYDILKMGVAGFNSLKRQWKAFQPDVVHIATEGPLGWQALFSARRNGIPIISSFHTNFHSYGKHYRLGWLANIGLAGLGFFHNKTRLTLVPSEDLGGDLKKAGFKNLKIMGRGVDTELFSPARRDQELRKSWGVNNDQPVLIYVGRLAGEKNIPLAVKAYERVLPICPDMKFVLVGDGPERAKIEKAHPELIFAGMQRGEDLARYYASGDAFLFPSTTETFGNVVTEALASGLAVLGYNYAAPGKYISHGQNGWLANFDDSEAFLEQSELIFSNRDQWPEARKEARKTAEGLSWDAILESYLEDVEEAKSRYE from the coding sequence GTGAAAATCTGCCTGGTTACTGAAACCTTCCCGCCAGAGATAAATGGCGTCTCCATGACCTTAAACAGACTAGTCAATGGTCTGAGCAAAAAAGGTCATCAGGTTCACGTTATTCGCCCTCGACAATTTAAGGGCGATGGTGACCAAACACCTGAAGGTTATACCGAATCACTAGTTACCGGAATCCCCATCCCCGGCTACGATATACTCAAAATGGGTGTGGCCGGCTTCAACTCGCTTAAGCGGCAGTGGAAAGCGTTCCAACCCGATGTGGTCCACATCGCAACGGAAGGGCCCCTGGGCTGGCAGGCTCTTTTTTCCGCAAGGCGCAACGGCATCCCTATTATTTCCAGTTTCCACACCAATTTTCACTCCTACGGAAAACACTACCGCTTGGGTTGGCTTGCCAATATCGGTCTCGCTGGTCTCGGCTTTTTTCATAACAAAACACGACTGACGCTCGTACCCAGTGAAGACTTAGGCGGAGACCTCAAAAAGGCTGGATTTAAAAACCTCAAGATCATGGGACGCGGCGTTGATACGGAATTATTCAGCCCTGCTCGACGCGATCAGGAACTCCGCAAATCCTGGGGAGTGAATAATGATCAACCCGTTTTGATTTATGTAGGCCGTTTGGCTGGGGAAAAGAATATCCCTCTTGCCGTAAAGGCCTACGAAAGAGTTTTGCCTATTTGCCCGGATATGAAATTTGTCCTCGTGGGCGATGGTCCTGAAAGAGCAAAGATTGAGAAAGCCCACCCTGAGCTGATCTTTGCCGGAATGCAGCGCGGAGAGGACCTTGCCAGATATTACGCATCGGGAGACGCGTTCTTGTTCCCAAGTACAACTGAAACCTTTGGGAATGTCGTCACGGAAGCACTAGCCAGTGGCCTTGCTGTATTGGGCTACAACTACGCAGCACCCGGAAAATACATTTCTCACGGACAAAATGGCTGGCTGGCAAATTTTGACGACTCAGAAGCCTTTTTAGAGCAATCTGAGCTCATATTTTCCAATCGAGATCAGTGGCCAGAAGCCAGAAAAGAGGCCCGAAAAACAGCAGAAGGCCTTAGCTGGGACGCCATCCTGGAAAGCTACCTTGAAGACGTTGAAGAGGCAAAATCACGTTATGAATAA
- the trpA gene encoding tryptophan synthase subunit alpha: MDRIAAEFETAKAENRKSFIAYVCAGDPNLSTSIEACKTLLDSGVHILELGVPFSDPLADGWTNQCAAKRALDNEFSKKDLFNLVREIRKVNDTVPIVFYVYYNQIFSQGVENYLQEALDAGVDAMLTLDLPPSEADQYLAICDGVGMKTVFIIAPTTPENRIDEIAGASTGFVYYVSREGVTGVRDSLDASLPRKLEIIKGGTDKPVVVGFGISKQSQVREVAEIADGVVVGSAIVNVIADHLDDEEAMLSGLKNFVKELSAGVLL, translated from the coding sequence ATGGACCGTATCGCAGCAGAATTTGAAACGGCTAAGGCCGAAAATCGTAAAAGCTTCATTGCCTATGTATGTGCTGGAGATCCGAACTTGAGCACGTCAATAGAAGCCTGCAAGACACTCTTGGATTCCGGTGTCCACATCCTTGAATTGGGTGTTCCGTTTTCGGATCCTCTTGCGGATGGTTGGACTAATCAATGTGCCGCCAAACGGGCTTTGGATAACGAGTTTAGTAAGAAGGATTTGTTTAATTTGGTGCGTGAGATCCGGAAGGTAAACGATACGGTCCCGATCGTCTTCTACGTTTACTACAATCAGATTTTTTCTCAAGGAGTTGAAAATTACCTGCAAGAAGCATTGGATGCCGGAGTAGATGCCATGCTTACTTTGGATCTGCCTCCTTCGGAAGCAGATCAGTATCTTGCTATTTGTGACGGAGTAGGAATGAAGACGGTGTTCATCATTGCACCAACAACTCCCGAAAATCGGATAGACGAGATTGCAGGAGCCTCCACTGGGTTTGTTTATTATGTTTCTCGAGAAGGAGTAACGGGTGTTCGAGACTCACTCGATGCCAGTCTCCCGAGGAAATTGGAAATCATCAAGGGAGGGACTGATAAACCAGTGGTTGTTGGTTTCGGTATTTCCAAACAATCTCAAGTGCGTGAAGTTGCTGAGATCGCCGATGGAGTGGTTGTCGGGAGTGCCATCGTCAACGTAATCGCTGACCATTTGGATGACGAGGAAGCAATGTTATCGGGGCTGAAGAATTTCGTTAAGGAACTTTCAGCAGGCGTTCTTCTGTAA
- the rsmH gene encoding 16S rRNA (cytosine(1402)-N(4))-methyltransferase RsmH, producing the protein MFCGSDSPVSGDTGKGHLPVLLREVLGLFAAGENKTYLDATFGGGGHTRALLESGSTVSVVAIDCDPEAAERARAISDAFPGRFRFYDLNFSQMDRVEEEAFDGVLFDYGVSSFHFDQADRGFSFKADADADMRLNPREGQTAAEFLETASRHELIQAIKVYGEEPSWRRIVEAILNARGTQVLQNTKSIASLISTTIPAPVRRRSKLNPATKTFQGVRIAVNRELDVIETALPKAFDLLAPDGVLAAISFHSLEDRIVKRYFRQLCGQPVDRLDSTPQQLRTVVAEALTRKPITATQEEMAQNPRSRSAKLRAVRKLVGLT; encoded by the coding sequence ATGTTTTGCGGATCGGATAGCCCTGTCAGTGGGGACACTGGCAAAGGACACCTCCCGGTATTACTCCGGGAGGTGCTTGGGCTTTTTGCAGCCGGTGAAAATAAGACCTACTTGGACGCCACCTTTGGTGGAGGTGGGCATACCCGTGCACTGCTGGAATCAGGTTCAACTGTTTCTGTCGTAGCTATTGACTGCGATCCAGAAGCCGCTGAGAGAGCTCGCGCCATCAGTGATGCATTTCCCGGCCGATTTCGGTTTTACGATCTTAATTTCTCTCAAATGGATCGAGTAGAAGAAGAAGCCTTTGACGGTGTGCTGTTTGATTATGGCGTTTCTTCCTTCCATTTTGATCAAGCTGATCGAGGATTTTCCTTCAAAGCAGATGCGGATGCGGACATGCGGCTCAACCCGCGTGAAGGTCAAACCGCTGCCGAATTTTTAGAGACCGCCAGTCGCCATGAACTCATCCAGGCCATCAAGGTATATGGAGAGGAGCCTTCTTGGCGACGCATCGTAGAGGCTATTCTCAATGCTCGCGGTACCCAAGTTCTTCAAAATACGAAGAGCATTGCTTCACTTATTTCCACTACAATCCCAGCTCCCGTCCGGAGGCGCAGTAAATTGAATCCTGCTACCAAAACTTTCCAGGGTGTGCGGATCGCGGTCAACCGCGAACTCGATGTTATCGAGACTGCATTACCTAAGGCTTTTGATTTACTTGCTCCGGACGGGGTCCTTGCTGCCATAAGCTTCCACTCGTTGGAAGACCGGATAGTAAAACGTTATTTTCGTCAGCTCTGTGGGCAGCCAGTGGATCGATTAGATTCCACGCCTCAGCAGTTACGAACGGTCGTTGCGGAAGCGCTTACACGTAAACCCATTACGGCGACCCAGGAAGAGATGGCCCAAAACCCCAGGTCGCGATCCGCCAAGCTGCGGGCCGTCCGTAAGCTTGTAGGACTCACCTGA
- a CDS encoding TlyA family RNA methyltransferase encodes MENKNWRLDELLVERGLCDSRSRAKALILAGKVRRGTEILDKPGKTYAPDTEISLIQPPRFVGRGGEKLEAYLEAFPTKTAGLRSLDVGASTGGFTDCLLQRGIETAVCIDVGRAQLHNKLGQDQRVTNIEKLNARYLTPDQLPYPDYDLVVMDLSFISLKKVLPAIWPILKSGGKLISLIKPQFEADKQLVDKGRGVIRDDAVRQKILDDILSWSLDELEAAELEGTIESPISGGDGNREYLMGLIKRS; translated from the coding sequence GTGGAGAATAAAAACTGGCGACTGGACGAGCTTTTAGTGGAGCGGGGCCTCTGTGATTCAAGATCACGAGCGAAGGCTCTCATTCTGGCTGGAAAAGTCCGTCGAGGGACCGAAATCCTGGATAAACCGGGAAAAACCTATGCGCCAGATACCGAGATCTCCCTGATCCAGCCTCCCCGATTTGTAGGACGAGGTGGCGAGAAGCTCGAAGCTTACCTGGAGGCGTTTCCCACCAAGACAGCTGGATTAAGATCTTTAGACGTTGGAGCTTCGACGGGTGGATTTACGGACTGTCTACTGCAGAGGGGAATTGAAACAGCCGTTTGCATCGACGTGGGGCGAGCACAACTCCACAACAAGTTAGGACAAGACCAGAGGGTTACTAATATCGAAAAACTGAACGCACGGTACCTTACTCCAGATCAATTACCCTACCCTGATTATGATTTGGTAGTCATGGACCTGTCTTTCATATCTCTTAAGAAGGTATTGCCCGCCATTTGGCCAATACTAAAATCCGGAGGTAAGCTCATTTCTCTGATTAAACCTCAGTTTGAGGCAGACAAACAACTGGTCGATAAAGGACGTGGCGTAATAAGAGATGATGCTGTCCGCCAAAAGATCTTAGACGATATTCTCTCCTGGTCTCTGGATGAGTTAGAGGCCGCTGAACTTGAAGGCACCATTGAGTCACCCATTTCCGGAGGGGATGGAAACCGTGAATACCTCATGGGGCTCATCAAACGCAGCTAA
- a CDS encoding UDP-N-acetylmuramoyl-L-alanyl-D-glutamate--2,6-diaminopimelate ligase translates to MQPTLQKLFPESLRVKHVGNLNRPVSALVTDSRRVIPGAVFFAIPGLRTSGTYFVEEAIDRGAVAVVSESDRLYPQTTTIQVDNIREVVARVARHFYGTPDKKLDLIGITGTNGKTTVSYLVQSLLNSASKTQKTGLIGTVQYDLGERTIPSFKTTPEAIDTFALLKQIADGGCQRGVMEVSSHGIDQQRIFGAEFDVAVFLNLTRDHLDYHKDFETYFQVKRRLFTGEVGKIPKVSVVNLDDEFGRRLVTDLPEDTKVITFSLNNSDADIYLGEYTCYHEGSMFTLHWNGESKSLSTPLAGHYNLSNILAALAVCQGVGLDLHSVFPALKKFAGVPGRMERIEGAEGFDVFVDYAHTDDALDKALGMLREITRGRLIVTFGCGGNRDRDKRKSMMEVAQKHADFVCATSDNPRGESVESILSDMREGVTKPDEVEYIADRRSAISRALDMAEPGDTVLIAGKGHETMQEFKDRIVPFDDRVVARDLLEMKQLVKGRKK, encoded by the coding sequence ATGCAACCAACCCTCCAGAAACTCTTTCCAGAATCACTGCGCGTAAAGCATGTTGGAAACTTGAATCGACCTGTATCGGCTCTGGTGACTGATAGCCGTCGCGTTATACCTGGAGCTGTTTTTTTTGCCATCCCAGGTCTGCGTACCAGCGGAACCTATTTCGTAGAGGAAGCTATCGATCGTGGGGCTGTAGCTGTTGTTTCAGAAAGTGATCGCCTTTATCCTCAGACGACAACCATTCAGGTTGACAATATACGCGAAGTAGTTGCGCGCGTTGCGCGTCACTTTTATGGCACTCCCGATAAAAAATTGGACCTGATTGGGATAACTGGAACGAATGGAAAGACCACGGTTTCGTATTTGGTGCAGAGTTTATTGAATAGCGCCTCCAAGACCCAAAAGACAGGATTGATCGGTACGGTCCAATATGATCTTGGAGAGCGCACCATCCCTTCCTTCAAAACAACACCTGAAGCGATTGATACGTTTGCTTTGCTTAAGCAAATAGCTGACGGGGGATGTCAACGAGGTGTGATGGAAGTGAGTAGTCATGGCATCGATCAACAACGTATTTTTGGGGCTGAATTCGACGTCGCCGTTTTTCTCAATCTAACTCGTGATCACCTCGACTATCACAAGGATTTTGAGACCTACTTTCAGGTCAAGCGTCGGCTTTTTACAGGCGAAGTAGGAAAGATCCCGAAGGTATCTGTTGTAAACCTCGACGATGAGTTTGGCAGACGACTGGTTACTGATCTTCCCGAAGATACGAAGGTGATTACCTTTTCGCTTAATAATTCGGATGCAGATATCTACTTAGGGGAATACACCTGTTATCACGAAGGATCGATGTTCACGCTTCATTGGAATGGGGAGAGCAAGAGCCTTTCAACGCCACTAGCTGGTCATTATAACTTAAGTAACATTCTGGCCGCATTGGCAGTTTGCCAGGGAGTTGGCTTGGACTTGCACAGTGTGTTTCCTGCGTTGAAAAAATTTGCCGGAGTGCCGGGGCGAATGGAACGTATCGAAGGTGCCGAAGGATTTGATGTGTTCGTCGACTATGCTCACACCGATGATGCTTTAGACAAAGCATTGGGCATGCTTCGTGAAATTACGCGAGGTAGGCTGATCGTAACCTTTGGTTGCGGTGGTAATCGTGACCGGGACAAGCGGAAATCTATGATGGAAGTGGCGCAAAAGCACGCAGATTTTGTGTGTGCAACTTCTGATAATCCACGTGGTGAATCCGTGGAGTCTATTTTGTCCGACATGCGAGAAGGGGTCACCAAACCGGACGAAGTAGAGTATATTGCAGATCGTCGTTCGGCCATTAGTCGAGCTTTGGACATGGCTGAACCCGGCGATACCGTGCTCATTGCAGGAAAAGGGCATGAGACCATGCAGGAATTTAAAGATCGAATTGTACCGTTCGATGATCGGGTGGTTGCACGCGATTTGCTTGAAATGAAACAACTGGTTAAGGGCAGAAAAAAGTGA
- a CDS encoding GNAT family N-acetyltransferase — translation MEIRSAQAIDVDGINEVGNYYIQHTPANFKLEVLNTQERLEWMKGFSETGRHQLIVGVEGETVLGYACSTEFHERCAYQTSVATTIYLRPEIRQQGLGSQLYSELFNRLKKEDLNRAFAGITLPNEGSVAIHKKFGFTEIGIFSQAGQKYGEYWDVLWMEKALQSQ, via the coding sequence GTGGAAATTCGTTCAGCTCAAGCAATCGATGTCGATGGGATCAATGAGGTCGGCAACTATTACATTCAGCACACACCCGCTAATTTTAAGCTAGAAGTCCTCAACACTCAGGAGCGATTGGAGTGGATGAAAGGCTTTTCAGAAACCGGACGCCATCAACTGATCGTGGGGGTAGAAGGAGAAACAGTTCTGGGATACGCTTGCTCAACAGAATTTCACGAACGGTGCGCCTATCAAACCTCGGTTGCCACAACGATCTATTTACGGCCAGAAATACGCCAACAAGGCCTGGGATCACAACTATACAGCGAGCTTTTTAATCGGCTGAAGAAAGAAGACCTCAATCGCGCATTCGCAGGAATTACCCTTCCAAACGAAGGATCGGTCGCCATCCATAAAAAGTTTGGATTCACTGAAATTGGCATCTTTTCCCAGGCTGGACAAAAATACGGAGAATACTGGGACGTTCTTTGGATGGAAAAAGCACTCCAATCCCAATAG
- a CDS encoding UDP-2,3-diacylglucosamine diphosphatase codes for MSKIALEYKTIILSDIHLGMRDSKAKEVSHFLKHTHCKTLILNGDIIDAWSLKRRKGTWNKHCSRFIRMVLKKIEYKKTQVIYLRGNHDDILRKFMPIHFEGFQIVEDHVLKMNGREYLVVHGDVFDTITSNYAIIAHLGDIGYNLLLAVNRFYNRYRTWRGKEYYSISKQVKARVKKAVNFISKFETALVRLARHYQCDGVICGHIHTAEDKMLDDIHYLNSGDWVESMTAIVETKEGELKLIDYPTFLKELEEAAKENSESIILPLEEDPEFKKMELPETLLTEERLLKVP; via the coding sequence ATGTCAAAAATAGCGCTAGAGTATAAAACCATTATCCTTTCGGATATTCACCTAGGCATGAGAGACAGCAAAGCGAAGGAAGTTTCTCACTTCTTAAAGCATACCCACTGCAAAACTCTCATTTTAAATGGCGACATCATTGACGCCTGGAGTCTTAAACGCCGAAAAGGCACCTGGAACAAGCACTGTTCACGCTTCATCCGCATGGTTTTGAAGAAAATTGAGTATAAAAAGACCCAGGTCATCTACCTTCGCGGTAATCATGATGATATCCTTCGAAAGTTCATGCCTATTCATTTCGAAGGATTTCAAATCGTAGAGGATCACGTTCTGAAAATGAACGGCCGAGAGTACCTGGTCGTTCATGGAGACGTTTTCGACACTATAACCTCCAATTACGCCATCATCGCCCATCTGGGAGATATCGGCTACAATCTGCTCCTGGCAGTTAATCGATTCTACAACCGCTACCGAACCTGGAGGGGTAAAGAATACTATTCTATCAGTAAGCAGGTGAAGGCTCGGGTTAAGAAAGCCGTGAACTTCATCTCAAAGTTTGAAACCGCACTGGTCCGATTAGCCCGCCACTATCAATGCGACGGGGTCATCTGCGGCCATATTCACACTGCGGAAGACAAGATGCTCGACGACATTCATTACTTGAATTCCGGAGATTGGGTGGAATCGATGACCGCGATTGTCGAAACCAAGGAGGGGGAATTGAAACTCATTGACTACCCGACATTCCTCAAAGAGCTGGAAGAAGCAGCGAAGGAAAACTCTGAATCTATAATCCTTCCTCTTGAGGAAGATCCAGAATTCAAAAAAATGGAGCTACCAGAAACGCTTCTTACAGAAGAACGCCTGCTGAAAGTTCCTTAA
- a CDS encoding NAD(+)/NADH kinase, whose protein sequence is MQPLNSIVFFINETKSGAPELADELIKIAERECKSHRVTSNFPIDPDFLKDVSACCVIGGDGTLLGVAEECARQSVPVIGVNRGGLGFLTTFSAEEAVDLFPRVLKGEYCVTERSMLLAKSSKGDQATALNDAVIKELKSGAILNLNVANAKGTITDYLCDGIIFTTPTGSTAYNLSAGGPLIGPDTKVLAMTPICPHTLSNRSIIFDSSEKLTVKDASNSKRLQVILDGANRLTIEPGEQLELELSPKSLSIIHQSDFNHFEVVRTKLKWSGSHKNNG, encoded by the coding sequence ATGCAGCCTCTGAATTCAATCGTTTTCTTCATCAACGAAACTAAATCCGGTGCTCCGGAGTTGGCGGATGAACTTATCAAAATTGCAGAGCGCGAGTGCAAATCCCATAGAGTCACATCGAACTTCCCCATCGACCCAGACTTCTTGAAAGACGTAAGTGCTTGCTGCGTTATAGGCGGGGATGGAACTCTACTGGGAGTAGCCGAAGAATGCGCACGCCAGTCAGTACCAGTAATAGGAGTCAACCGGGGTGGACTGGGCTTCCTAACAACTTTTTCTGCAGAAGAAGCCGTAGACCTCTTTCCTAGAGTGCTAAAAGGAGAATACTGCGTAACAGAACGTAGCATGCTATTGGCGAAATCTTCTAAAGGCGATCAAGCGACTGCCTTGAACGATGCGGTAATAAAGGAACTAAAGTCTGGTGCAATTCTTAACCTGAATGTCGCCAACGCCAAAGGAACTATCACAGACTACCTTTGCGATGGTATCATTTTCACGACTCCAACAGGATCGACAGCCTACAATTTGTCAGCCGGAGGACCACTGATTGGTCCAGACACAAAGGTGTTAGCAATGACCCCCATTTGCCCACACACCTTGAGCAACCGATCTATCATTTTTGATAGCAGTGAAAAGCTCACCGTCAAAGATGCCTCAAATTCAAAGAGGCTTCAGGTCATTCTGGACGGAGCCAACAGGCTGACTATCGAACCAGGAGAACAACTGGAGCTAGAACTTTCCCCCAAATCGCTATCCATCATACACCAAAGCGATTTCAATCACTTTGAAGTCGTGCGAACAAAGTTGAAGTGGAGCGGAAGCCATAAGAATAACGGTTAG